In a genomic window of Bordetella petrii:
- a CDS encoding AraC family transcriptional regulator, whose protein sequence is MAGGHDYEHGSREIWHSHEQGQLVHATSGVVRVLTSQGGWTLAPRQALWIAPGVDHELHMIGQVAMRWLRIEPDAAPWLWAECRQIRVTPLLRELILKMLQDPPVYPPESNAAMIVPLLLRQLQEAEVIVHGKLPLPRDKRLLKVCEVLIRSPANNDPMALLGERAGTSVRTLSRLFKEQTGLTFVQWRQQLRLSEAVCQLSLGQSVSSVAQDMGYATANAFSTMFRRTLGATPQRYMRETRS, encoded by the coding sequence ATGGCCGGCGGCCACGACTACGAGCACGGCAGCCGCGAGATCTGGCACAGCCACGAACAAGGCCAACTGGTGCACGCCACCAGCGGCGTGGTGCGGGTTCTGACTTCGCAGGGCGGCTGGACGCTGGCGCCGCGCCAGGCGCTGTGGATCGCGCCCGGCGTAGACCACGAACTCCACATGATTGGCCAGGTGGCCATGCGCTGGCTGCGCATCGAGCCCGACGCCGCACCCTGGCTCTGGGCGGAGTGCCGACAGATTCGCGTCACGCCGCTGCTTCGCGAGCTCATCCTCAAGATGCTGCAGGACCCGCCCGTCTACCCGCCCGAGAGCAACGCGGCCATGATCGTGCCGCTGCTGCTGCGCCAGTTGCAGGAGGCCGAGGTGATCGTGCATGGCAAGCTTCCTCTGCCACGCGACAAGCGGCTGCTCAAAGTATGTGAAGTCCTGATCCGCTCCCCGGCCAACAACGACCCCATGGCGCTGCTCGGCGAGCGCGCCGGCACCAGTGTGCGCACCCTGAGCCGCCTATTCAAGGAGCAAACCGGACTGACATTCGTGCAGTGGCGCCAGCAGTTGCGCCTCTCAGAGGCGGTCTGCCAGCTATCGCTGGGACAGTCGGTCAGCAGCGTGGCCCAAGACATGGGCTACGCCACCGCTAACGCCTTCAGCACGATGTTCCGGCGTACGTTGGGCGCCACGCCGCAGCGCTACATGCGTGAGACGCGCAGTTAA
- a CDS encoding phosphopantetheine-binding protein, whose amino-acid sequence MVPAQLVPLARLPLTENGKLDRRALPAVDLVSLDDTDEVGPADEIERKLAAIWCSVLEVERVGVTRNFLDAGGHSLSAVKVAAQIRQKLDVEVPLTIVFDQPTIRLLADWIRQARAADPVDARMDDMLALLEEVKPLG is encoded by the coding sequence ATGGTGCCGGCGCAGCTGGTGCCGTTGGCGCGCCTACCGCTCACTGAAAACGGCAAGCTTGATCGGCGTGCCTTGCCGGCAGTGGACCTGGTGTCACTGGACGACACGGACGAAGTCGGGCCTGCCGACGAGATCGAGCGTAAGCTTGCGGCGATCTGGTGCAGCGTGCTGGAGGTCGAGCGGGTGGGGGTGACGCGCAACTTCTTGGACGCGGGTGGCCATTCGCTGAGCGCGGTCAAGGTGGCGGCGCAGATCCGCCAGAAGCTAGACGTGGAGGTGCCGCTGACCATTGTGTTCGACCAGCCCACCATACGCCTGCTGGCGGACTGGATCAGGCAAGCACGCGCTGCGGATCCCGTCGACGCGCGCATGGACGACATGCTGGCCTTGCTGGAGGAGGTCAAGCCGCTCGGGTAG
- a CDS encoding TonB-dependent receptor — MHAPRHYSFTLPSALTVALVACWGSYAHAQSTGQQPANTASEPESVNAIGASQVSGPVRTLPAVTVTGAPESLRSDLMPVYAGGQVARGGSLGLLGNRDVMDTPFSLTSYTAQAMQDQQARSINDVVKNDASVRTIWSDSSYGSQFMIRGFPVQGQDMAVNGLYGIIPPQFSGGVELFERVEVLRGPTALLNGMAPTGAVGGTINLVTKRATDTPIAQVTGSYASDSQFSGHIDLARRLGERNQVGIRFNGLYRDGDTTVDKQGQRLALAGLGLDYRGERVRLSADLGYQNLKSDNPGRPIYLDSGNFDVPRAPKGSSNLGQSWYNAKSEDTFGMVRGEVDLTPNLTAYAAAGGRKNRFLGLYDFIYLQNEDGDFRGRQYYQPTYADTWTAQGGLTGKLKTGPLNHTLDLSFTTLDIESGVLAQVPADYSGSNLYDPISVPKPSLDAFSSHAPKTAHSKLSSVALADTITMLDERVQLTAGVRRQSVKVDNYSAVTGAKTTSYDEHAYSPSVALLVKPWQHVSFYGNYIQGLSQGPSAPAAATNAGTVFAPIKTKQYEIGAKAEFDGFGATIAYFQIKQPSGFLDGSNTYVMDGEQRNRGVEINAFGEVARGVRLLGGVSFIDGELAKTQGGTNDGNKAIGVPDTMLNLGVEWDLPYVSGLTVSARYLYTDSQYVNAANTQEIPSWNRVDVGLRYKTRLLDRNVTLRANVENLFNKDYWAGATSNFGLARGVSRTFLLSATVDF; from the coding sequence ATGCACGCACCGCGTCATTACAGCTTTACGCTTCCGTCGGCTCTGACCGTCGCCCTGGTCGCTTGCTGGGGTAGCTACGCCCATGCTCAGAGCACCGGGCAGCAGCCCGCCAACACTGCATCCGAGCCGGAATCCGTCAACGCCATCGGTGCCAGCCAGGTCTCCGGCCCGGTGCGTACGCTGCCGGCAGTGACGGTCACCGGCGCGCCCGAATCGCTGCGCAGCGATCTGATGCCAGTATACGCCGGGGGGCAAGTGGCGCGCGGCGGTTCGCTCGGGCTGCTGGGCAACCGCGACGTGATGGATACACCATTCTCGCTCACCAGCTACACGGCGCAAGCTATGCAAGACCAGCAGGCGCGCAGTATCAACGATGTGGTCAAGAACGACGCTTCGGTGCGTACGATCTGGTCTGACAGCAGCTACGGTAGCCAATTTATGATCCGCGGTTTCCCGGTGCAAGGCCAGGACATGGCGGTCAACGGGCTCTACGGCATCATTCCTCCGCAGTTCAGCGGGGGCGTGGAGCTCTTCGAGCGGGTGGAAGTGCTGCGCGGCCCCACCGCGCTGCTCAATGGCATGGCGCCCACCGGCGCGGTGGGCGGCACGATCAACTTGGTGACCAAGCGCGCTACCGACACGCCCATTGCGCAGGTCACCGGCAGCTATGCTTCGGACAGCCAGTTCAGTGGTCACATCGACTTGGCTCGGCGCCTCGGCGAGCGCAACCAAGTTGGCATACGCTTCAACGGCCTCTACCGCGACGGCGACACTACCGTCGACAAACAGGGCCAGCGTCTGGCGCTGGCCGGGCTGGGCCTGGACTATCGTGGCGAGCGTGTGCGGCTTTCGGCCGACTTGGGTTACCAGAATCTCAAGAGTGACAACCCCGGCCGCCCGATCTACCTGGACAGTGGCAATTTCGACGTCCCGCGCGCGCCCAAGGGCAGCAGTAACCTGGGCCAATCCTGGTACAACGCCAAGTCCGAAGACACCTTCGGCATGGTGCGCGGCGAGGTCGACCTGACGCCTAATCTCACGGCCTACGCTGCGGCAGGCGGGCGCAAGAACCGCTTTCTGGGTCTCTACGACTTCATCTACCTGCAGAACGAGGACGGCGATTTCCGCGGCAGACAGTACTACCAGCCCACTTATGCTGACACCTGGACCGCGCAGGGCGGACTGACCGGCAAGCTCAAGACTGGGCCGCTGAACCACACGCTGGATCTGTCCTTCACCACGCTGGACATCGAATCGGGTGTGTTGGCTCAGGTTCCCGCCGACTATTCGGGCTCTAATCTCTACGACCCGATTTCAGTACCCAAACCCAGCCTGGACGCCTTCAGTAGCCATGCGCCCAAGACGGCTCACAGCAAGCTGAGCAGCGTGGCGCTGGCCGACACCATTACGATGCTGGACGAGCGGGTGCAGCTCACCGCCGGCGTGCGGCGCCAGAGCGTCAAGGTGGACAACTACAGCGCAGTCACAGGCGCCAAGACCACGTCCTACGACGAGCACGCCTACTCGCCTTCGGTGGCGCTGCTGGTCAAGCCGTGGCAGCACGTGTCCTTTTACGGCAACTACATCCAGGGTCTCAGTCAGGGGCCGAGCGCGCCCGCGGCGGCGACCAACGCCGGCACGGTGTTCGCTCCGATCAAGACGAAGCAGTACGAAATCGGCGCCAAGGCGGAGTTCGACGGCTTTGGCGCGACCATCGCCTACTTCCAGATCAAGCAGCCCAGCGGTTTCCTGGACGGCTCCAACACCTACGTCATGGATGGCGAGCAGCGCAACCGTGGCGTGGAGATCAACGCCTTTGGCGAAGTGGCGCGCGGTGTACGGCTGCTGGGCGGGGTGTCGTTCATCGACGGTGAGCTCGCCAAAACTCAAGGAGGTACCAACGACGGCAACAAGGCGATAGGCGTGCCCGATACCATGCTCAACCTGGGCGTTGAGTGGGACTTGCCCTACGTCAGCGGCCTGACGGTCTCGGCGCGTTATCTCTACACTGACTCGCAGTACGTCAATGCGGCTAATACGCAGGAGATCCCCAGTTGGAACCGAGTCGACGTCGGGCTGCGGTACAAGACGCGGCTGCTGGATCGCAATGTGACACTGCGCGCTAATGTCGAGAACCTGTTCAATAAAGACTACTGGGCCGGTGCGACCTCCAACTTCGGACTGGCGCGCGGAGTGTCGCGCACCTTCCTGCTCTCGGCTACGGTGGATTTCTGA